In the genome of Anaerolineaceae bacterium oral taxon 439, the window CGGGAACGGCGCGGATCCGTCCGCTTCTTTAACGCGTCCGGCGGCGTTTCGTGTCGGAGCCGGCTGGCTCGGGCTGACGCTCGCGACGGGCGCGGCGTTTTTTCAGGTCGCGTCGGAGCGGTCGGAAATCGGATCGGCGCTGCTCTTCGGTTACTCGGCGCCACGGCTGGCGATTCTCTTCGCGTTGGGGGCGGTTCTCGGGATCCTGCTGGCGGCGGGCGTGACGCTGCCGCGGTCGGAGCGAATCCGCTGCCGGTTCTGGCGTTTCTTTCTGCGCGCGCGCCGCGGTCTGACGCAGGGGCTGATCGCGCTCTTCCTGCTCGCGTCGGGCGCGCTGATCTGTTTTCTCTATTGGCTCCCGGACGCCGCGCCGGCGATTATGGCGCGTCTCGTTCCGGTCGGATTATGGCTGGCGTTCGTTTCGCTTTGGAGCGCAGGGTTCTGCTCAATTGTTCCGGAAGGACCGCGCGTCGCTTTACGGGAGCTTCGGCGGGTCCTGATCGCCGTGGCAGCCGTGACCGCGATCGGGATAGTCGTCGGCGTTCCCGGTTTCGTCCGGATCCGGTTCGGTTTCGCGCCGGATCCTTTCGATTGGCAGCCGCCCGGCATGTCGATCCATTGGGGACAGCTGGCGACCGCGCTCCTCGGCGCGGCGGCGTTCGTTCAGCATTCCTCCGCGGCGCGGCGCGCGCTTTCGAAGCGATTCTCCCCTGAGCGAAGCCGACGGGTCGTTCGTTTCGCTGGTTTTTTCGCGATCTGGGCGCTGACGGCGTGGCTTTGGATTTCCGTCCCGACCGAAGAAGTCCTCCGGAACAGTTATTTCATGGAAATCGCGGAACCGAACGGCGTCCCGTATCCGGCGTCGGACGCGGCGTATTTCGCGGTCTGGGCTGAATCGATTCTGGTGGGGCTGGGGCTGAAGGAAACGGTCGTCTCGCGGCAGCTTTTCGTCGGTTTCCTGTCGCTTTTGTTTCGCGTCGCGGGAGGTCATTGGCTGCTGACGATTGACCTGCTGACCGGAACGCTGGCGTTGATTCCGGCGCTGCTGTTCCTGCTTGGAGCCCAGCTGCATGGCGAAGGGGCGGGCGCGATCGCGGCTGGGATCGCGATATTGCGCGAGTTGAATACGCTGTATATGGCGCCGTATTTCGGCGTTTCGAGCTCGAAAATGTTCCTGTCGGATTTGCCGATGCTGCTGGCGCTGCTGGCGGCGGTTAACGCGGCGGTCTGGGCGTACCGGCGCGCTTCGGAATGGGACGCATGGCTGAAATGGGCGGCTGTTGGCGGCTGCTTTGGGCTGGGGCTGCTGATCCGGTCGCAGTTCGCCGCCGTCGCCCCGATCTTCGCCGGCGCGATCGTTTTCCGGCGCGGCGTTCCGCGTCGGGTAAAAGCGGCGGCGCTGGCGGGGTTCGTCTGCGCGGCGGGACTTGTCCTGATGGGCGCGCTGATCCGGAGCGCGGCGCTGACCGGGAGCCTGGTTCTGGAGGACGCCTCGATCCATGGATATGAGCTGACGCGGCGTTTTTCGGGCGACCCGCTTTATGAACCGACGCGCGTTCCCGGCGAATCTGCCGAATCGTTTTCGAACCGGATGGCTCGCGAGGCGTTGGCGTTTATCCGGACGCGGCCGGGCGAGACCGCTTCTTTTGTTTTGAACCATTGGACGAAAGCGATCGCCGAAAGCGCGATGGTTTTACCGCTGCGGCTGGACGGCGGCCTGACCTGGAACGACCGCGGCGACGGCGCGTATCAGGATCTGGAAAACCGGCTCGCGAATCTCCGTGTCTGGGAGTTTTATGGGCTGGCCGTTTTCGCGGCGATCGGATTTTGGGCGGCGCGAAGGCGCGGGGCTGCGATCCCGCTGGGCGTCTGTCTGGTTTATTTATTATCATCGTCGATTGGCCGCTATTCGGGGTGGCGCTTTAATCTACCGGCGGATTGGTTCATATGTTTGTTTTTCGCGATCGGCGCGGCGATGGTTAGCGAATGGGTATCGCTGGCGTTTCGGTTCAGCGACGAACTGGGGGCGGATTCCCGCGTCTCCGAGGCGTCCGGGAAACGGAATCGGTTTTCCGTGGTACGGGCGGCCGCGCTGATTGGGGTCATGGCGTTGATCGGGGCTGCGCCGGCGCTGAGCGGGCGGCTCCGTTCGGATCGCGTCGTTCCGCTCCGGGGTCGGGAGAGCGCGGTCGAGTGGCTCGCTGAACGGGGGATGACGGCGGGGGAGCGGATAGAAACGCGGATTGCGTCGGCGTCGGAGCTGCGCGTTGGACGGCTGCTGTACCCGCGCTGGTTCGCCGCTGACGATGGGCTGACGAGCGCGAATCCCTGGGCGGCGTACCGTCCGCGTCCGTTCGACCGGCTTGGATTCGTTCTCCTGAATCGGGAAAACGTGGACGTCGTCATTCCGATCGGCGCGCTTTCGGGGCAGGTCCCGCATCGGGCGGATTGCCTCGTCGGCGGGACGCGGGACGGCGACGCGCTGATCGCGGATTTCGTGATCTGCCCCGCGGCGGGTTTCGCCGTTTTTCCAGAATAAGTCGACATGTTTCTTTATTTTGATAATTAGATAATTATTTTTGCAATGAAACGTTTTGGGCGGGATGTCGTATTTAAAATCAAAAGCGGATATCTGGAAGGAAACGGGATGAGTACGTTTGGGTTAAAAATGTTGGCTGCGACGTTCATGCTGCTGGATCATGTTTATTTGTACTTTTTCGCCCCGTCGCTGGGCGCGCCTTTGATCCTGACCTGTATCGGACGGATGGCGTATCCGTTGTTTTTGTTTTGTATGGTCTGGGGGTATCACTATACGCGCAGCCGCAAGGTTTACCTGCTGCGGTTGTACCTGTTGAGTATCTTCATGACCGTCTTCTGTTACGCTGTCGATTCTTATTTCCCAACCGAAAACGGCTTCGGATTTCATAATATTTTCCTGAGCCTGTTTCTTGTTGGCGCGCTGATCAGTACGATCGAAATTTTCCAGAAAGACCGGAAGCGGGGGATTGTCCTGTTCAGCGTTATTTTCGCGGTTCAGGTTTTATATATCTATGCGGAGCGGATATTGCGCGCGGTTTTTCCATCCCTGCCAGGGCTGAGCGGCGACACGATCACCGGGATCGTTCCGAATCTGTACCTGAACGAATACGGTTTTGAATTCGTTGCGCTCGGCGTTCTGATGTACTTCCTTAAGGACAGGAAGGAGCTGTTTTGCGCGGCGTATATCCTGTTTTGTATCGCCCAGTTCAGCGCTGAGATGATTTCGGGTGAGTTGGGTCTTCCGGTGCAATGGCTGATGATTGCGGCGCTGCCGCTGATGATGAGCTACAATCATGAAAAAGGCCGGGGCATGAAATATTTCTTTTACGTTTTTTATCCGGCGCATGCGTTCCTGCTGTTTTACCTGGCGAATTTTGCGGTGGGATCGAGCTGACAATGCGCGGTGCGGATGCGGAGCGAAATGGAGAATGGATGGGGTGAACCGGATTTTAATCATTGACGACGATTGGCAGCTTTGCGCTTTGATTCAGCGCTGCGTTTCGCGGGAGCATATCGATGCGGATATATGCCGCGACGGGCGGGCCGGGTTAGCGAAATTAAGGGAAACCGGGTACCAGCTGGTTATTTTAGACGTGATGATGTCTGGCGCGGATGGTTTTGAAGTTTTATCAGAGATCCGTAAAGAAAGCGGCGTTCCGGTCCTGATGCTGACCGCGAAAAACGACAGCGCTTCGAAGGTCCGCGGGCTGCGCGGCGGGGCGGACGATTACCTGACGAAACCGTTCGATCTGGAGGAGCTCATGGCGCGGATTTTGTCGCTGATCCGGCGGTACACGCGCTTCAATCCCGCCGACGACGGGCCCCGGATGCTGATCTACGACGGACTGACGATCGATCTCGACCTGCGGACGGTTGCGACCGCGGCCGGTTCGTTTGAACTCCCTCCGAAGGAATTCGACCTGTTGCTGTTCGCCGCGAAAAATCAGGGCAGGATCCTGACGAAGAAACGGATCTATGAGGAGGTATGGAAGGAAGCGTATCTTCATGACGACAGCAATATCATGGCAGTGATCAGCCGGCTGCGGAAAAAGCTCGAAGCCGATCCCGGGAGCCCGAGGTATCTTCAGACCGTGAAAGGGATCGGCTATCGGTTCAATAAGGACGTTTGAGCTCGCCGGATGAAGATTCTGATCGCGTTCCTGATTTTCCTGACGCTGGCGGCGATCGGTTCCGCCGTTCGGCTCTGGCGCGTAAAGAAACGGCTTTCTGAAATGACCGGCGCGCTCCGCGACGTTCGGGACGGGAACGGGAACCGCCGGCTCCTGGCCGGACCGTCAGAGCCGATCGCGCCGCTTGCGTATGAGATGAACGAGATTGTTCGCGCTTATGAGGACCGGCTGGCGCAGTTCCGGCAGACGGCGGAAACGAATAAGCGGCTGATGACGAGCCTGTCGCATGACGTTCGGACGCCGCTGACGACGCTGATCGGGTACCTCGACGCGGCTCAGAAAGGTATCGTAACAGGGAAGGAGCGCGAGGAATATATTGAAACGGCGCGCCGGAAGGCTTACGACCTGAAAGCGTATATCGACGTTTTATTTGACTGGTTCAAGCTGAATTCCGACGAATTTGTCATGGAAATCGTTCCGGTCGAAGCGGGAGAGCTGACGCGGAATATCCTGATCGATTGGATCCCGATTTTCGAAAGTCAGGGGATCGCGGTTGAGATCGATATCGCGGAAGAGTCGGTTCCGGCGGCGCTGGACAGCGGGAGTTACACGCGGATCCTGAATAACCTGATTCAGAATCTGGTCTCTCATAGCCGCGCGGATCGCGTTGAAGCGCGCCTGTCGAAGCGGGACGATTGTTTTGAATTTACGCTGTCGGATAACGGCGTCGGGATCGCGAAAGAAGCGCTGGATCAGGTTTTTAACCGGCTTTACACGCGCGATCTGGCCGATAGCGAGAGGGGAAGCGGGCTTGGGCTGTCGATCGCGCGCCAGCTGGCCGGGAAAATGGGCGGGCGGATCAGCGCTGAAAGCCGCGTCGGGGAAGGGACTTCTTTCACGCTTGCTTTTCCGCTGATTCGGTCGGAGGCTT includes:
- a CDS encoding two-component sensor histidine kinase, encoding MKILIAFLIFLTLAAIGSAVRLWRVKKRLSEMTGALRDVRDGNGNRRLLAGPSEPIAPLAYEMNEIVRAYEDRLAQFRQTAETNKRLMTSLSHDVRTPLTTLIGYLDAAQKGIVTGKEREEYIETARRKAYDLKAYIDVLFDWFKLNSDEFVMEIVPVEAGELTRNILIDWIPIFESQGIAVEIDIAEESVPAALDSGSYTRILNNLIQNLVSHSRADRVEARLSKRDDCFEFTLSDNGVGIAKEALDQVFNRLYTRDLADSERGSGLGLSIARQLAGKMGGRISAESRVGEGTSFTLAFPLIRSEALRR
- a CDS encoding conjugal transfer protein TraX; this encodes MSTFGLKMLAATFMLLDHVYLYFFAPSLGAPLILTCIGRMAYPLFLFCMVWGYHYTRSRKVYLLRLYLLSIFMTVFCYAVDSYFPTENGFGFHNIFLSLFLVGALISTIEIFQKDRKRGIVLFSVIFAVQVLYIYAERILRAVFPSLPGLSGDTITGIVPNLYLNEYGFEFVALGVLMYFLKDRKELFCAAYILFCIAQFSAEMISGELGLPVQWLMIAALPLMMSYNHEKGRGMKYFFYVFYPAHAFLLFYLANFAVGSS
- a CDS encoding DNA-binding response regulator produces the protein MNRILIIDDDWQLCALIQRCVSREHIDADICRDGRAGLAKLRETGYQLVILDVMMSGADGFEVLSEIRKESGVPVLMLTAKNDSASKVRGLRGGADDYLTKPFDLEELMARILSLIRRYTRFNPADDGPRMLIYDGLTIDLDLRTVATAAGSFELPPKEFDLLLFAAKNQGRILTKKRIYEEVWKEAYLHDDSNIMAVISRLRKKLEADPGSPRYLQTVKGIGYRFNKDV